From the Phyllostomus discolor isolate MPI-MPIP mPhyDis1 chromosome 7, mPhyDis1.pri.v3, whole genome shotgun sequence genome, one window contains:
- the CHRAC1 gene encoding chromatin accessibility complex protein 1 isoform X2: MADVAVGRDKCGEQRIVSLPLSRIRVIMKSSPEVSSINQEALMLTAKATELFVQHLATCSYRHGGGKEKKALTYNDLSNTAEESETFQFLADILPKKILASKYLKMLKEKRDEDEEEENVNSDDSDDDEAES; encoded by the exons ATGGCGGACGTGGCCGTGGGCAGAGACAAGTGCGGGGAGCAGCGCATCGTGTCGCTGCCCCTGTCCCGCATCCGGGTCATCATGAAGAGCTCCCCCGAGGTGTCCAGCATCAACCAGGAGGCGCTCATGCTCACGGCCAAGGCTACG GAACTCTTTGTGCAGCACCTGGCCACCTGCTCCTACAGACACGGCGGCGGGAAGGAGAAGAAGGCGCTCACGTACAACGACTTATCCAACACGGCAGAGGAGTCGGAAACTTTCCAGTTTCTCGCAG ATATATTACCGAAGAAGATACTAGCTAGTAAGTACCTGAAAATGCTTAAGGAGAAGAGGGACGAagacgaggaggaggagaatgtCAACAGTGATGACAGCGACGACGATGAAGCGGAGTCCTAA
- the CHRAC1 gene encoding chromatin accessibility complex protein 1 isoform X1, with translation MADVAVGRDKCGEQRIVSLPLSRIRVIMKSSPEVSSINQEALMLTAKATELFVQHLATCSYRHGGGKEKKALTYNDLSNTAEESETFQFLAESTCCGTSRVAGAEQSSVRPWGRRPVSGRWVGCSQADQHVEAAEVRSDAETGLPHSAGGRPEDPESDFVSFRSLLQRLEQEPGQF, from the exons ATGGCGGACGTGGCCGTGGGCAGAGACAAGTGCGGGGAGCAGCGCATCGTGTCGCTGCCCCTGTCCCGCATCCGGGTCATCATGAAGAGCTCCCCCGAGGTGTCCAGCATCAACCAGGAGGCGCTCATGCTCACGGCCAAGGCTACG GAACTCTTTGTGCAGCACCTGGCCACCTGCTCCTACAGACACGGCGGCGGGAAGGAGAAGAAGGCGCTCACGTACAACGACTTATCCAACACGGCAGAGGAGTCGGAAACTTTCCAGTTTCTCGCAG AAAGTACCTGTTGTGGAACGAGCCGTGTGGCTGGGGCTGAACAGAGCTCAGTCCGCCCCTGGGGCCGGCGGCCCGTCTCAGGTAGGTGGGTGGGCTGCTCACAGGCCGACCAGCACGTAGAAGCAGCAGAGGTTCGCAGTGACGCGGAAACAGGTCTCCCGCATTCGGCAGGAGGTCGCCCAGAGGACCCGGAGTCTGACTTTGTGTCGTTTCGGAGCCTGCTCCAGAGGTTGGAGCAGGAGCCAGGACAGTTCTGA